From a single Nissabacter sp. SGAir0207 genomic region:
- the flgE gene encoding flagellar hook protein FlgE: MSFSQAVSGLNAASSNLDVIGNNIANSATSGFKSASVSFADMFAGSKTGMGVKVASVTQDFTDGTTNTTNRGLDVAISGNGFFRLTDSSGGVYYSRNGQFTLDENRNLVNMQGLSLTGYPATGTPPTIAQGAQPVALSISNNMLPARATSTATMVANLNSGHDVVANGTFNASDATSYSYVNTITTYDTLGNAHDMNVYFAKTANNTWDVYAQDGSVSGSTASKIGTLNFSSSGALTSTLDGDGNANANGLTLTLPMGALNGAEAQTVQLSMTGSLQQNTGSDSIGTLTQDGYAAGDMTGYQINDDGTISGVYSNSQTQLIGQIVMSNFANTEGLESAGNNVWKATQSSGQAITGVAGASGFGSLTSGALEASNVDLSKELVNMIVAQRNYQSNAQTIKTQDQILNTLVNLR; this comes from the coding sequence ATGAGCTTCTCGCAGGCAGTCAGCGGCCTTAACGCCGCATCCAGCAACCTGGACGTGATCGGTAACAACATCGCCAACTCCGCCACCTCGGGCTTTAAATCCGCGTCGGTCTCCTTCGCGGACATGTTCGCCGGCTCCAAGACCGGCATGGGCGTCAAGGTCGCCAGCGTCACGCAGGACTTCACCGACGGCACCACCAACACCACCAACCGTGGGCTGGACGTCGCCATCAGTGGCAACGGCTTCTTCCGCCTGACCGACAGCAGCGGCGGCGTCTACTACTCGCGTAACGGCCAGTTCACGCTGGATGAGAACCGCAATCTGGTGAACATGCAGGGGCTGAGCCTGACCGGCTACCCGGCCACCGGCACCCCGCCGACCATCGCGCAGGGCGCGCAACCAGTGGCGCTGAGCATCTCCAACAACATGCTGCCAGCCCGCGCCACCAGCACCGCCACCATGGTCGCCAACCTCAACTCCGGCCATGACGTGGTGGCGAACGGCACATTCAACGCCAGCGACGCCACCAGCTACAGCTACGTCAACACCATTACCACCTATGACACGCTGGGCAACGCCCATGACATGAACGTCTACTTCGCCAAGACCGCCAACAACACCTGGGACGTCTACGCGCAGGACGGCAGCGTCAGCGGCTCGACTGCGAGCAAAATCGGCACCCTGAACTTCTCCAGCAGCGGCGCGCTGACCAGCACCCTGGACGGCGATGGCAACGCCAATGCCAACGGGCTGACCCTGACCCTGCCGATGGGTGCGCTGAATGGCGCGGAGGCGCAGACCGTGCAGCTCAGCATGACGGGCAGCCTGCAACAGAACACCGGCAGCGACAGCATCGGCACCCTGACACAGGATGGCTACGCGGCGGGCGACATGACCGGCTACCAGATCAATGACGATGGCACCATCTCCGGCGTCTACTCCAACTCCCAGACCCAGCTGATTGGCCAGATTGTGATGAGCAACTTCGCCAACACCGAGGGGCTGGAGTCCGCAGGCAACAACGTCTGGAAAGCGACCCAATCCTCCGGGCAGGCGATCACTGGCGTAGCCGGTGCCAGCGGCTTTGGCTCGCTGACCAGCGGCGCGTTGGAAGCCTCCAACGTGGATCTGAGCAAGGAGCTGGTCAACATGATCGTGGCGCAGCGCAACTACCAGTCCAACGCCCAGACCATCAAAACTCAGGACCAGATCCTGAACACTCTGGTTAACCTGCGCTAA
- the flgC gene encoding flagellar basal body rod protein FlgC: protein MSMLSIFDISGSALAAQSQRMNVSASNLANADSVTGPDGQPYRAKEVVFQVAAAPGQETGGVRVAQVVDSSAPEKLVYQPGNPLADERGYVRMPNVDPVSEMVNTISASRSYQANVEVLNTTKSLMMKTLTLGQ from the coding sequence ATGTCGATGCTCTCTATTTTTGATATCTCCGGCTCAGCGCTGGCGGCCCAGTCCCAGCGGATGAACGTCAGCGCCAGCAACCTCGCCAACGCCGACAGCGTCACCGGCCCGGATGGGCAGCCCTACCGCGCCAAAGAGGTGGTGTTCCAGGTGGCGGCCGCGCCGGGGCAGGAGACCGGCGGCGTGCGCGTGGCGCAGGTGGTGGACTCCTCGGCGCCGGAGAAGCTGGTCTACCAGCCCGGCAACCCGCTGGCGGACGAGCGCGGCTATGTGCGTATGCCAAACGTCGATCCGGTGAGCGAGATGGTCAACACCATCTCCGCCTCGCGCAGCTATCAGGCCAACGTGGAGGTGCTCAACACCACCAAGTCCCTGATGATGAAAACCCTCACCCTCGGCCAATAA
- a CDS encoding flagellar basal body rod protein FlgF, giving the protein MDHAIYTAMGAASQTFDMQAVTANNMANASTPGFRAQLNAYRAVPVQGETLATRTLVAASTPGADTSQGPLTTTGRPLDVALPQDGFLAVRLPDGSEAYTRNGDIQINADSQLTVGGLPLMGDGGPIEVPPSAQLTIAADGTLTALNAGDAPNTTAQLGKLKLVRAQAGEVQRGDDGLYRTAANGDTPGAALAADPQVRVMPGVLEGSNVKPVETMVDMIANARRFEMQMKVISSVDENEQRANSLLSLS; this is encoded by the coding sequence ATGGATCACGCAATCTATACCGCGATGGGCGCGGCCAGCCAGACGTTCGACATGCAGGCGGTCACCGCCAACAACATGGCGAACGCCTCCACGCCGGGCTTCCGCGCGCAGCTCAACGCCTACCGTGCCGTGCCGGTGCAGGGCGAGACGCTGGCGACCCGTACGCTGGTGGCCGCCTCCACGCCGGGGGCGGACACCAGCCAGGGGCCGCTGACCACCACCGGCCGCCCGCTCGACGTGGCACTGCCGCAGGATGGCTTTTTGGCGGTGCGCCTGCCGGACGGCAGCGAAGCCTACACCCGCAACGGTGACATCCAGATCAACGCCGACAGCCAACTGACCGTCGGCGGTTTGCCGCTGATGGGCGACGGCGGCCCGATTGAGGTGCCGCCCTCCGCGCAGCTGACCATCGCCGCCGATGGCACCCTCACCGCGCTGAACGCCGGGGACGCCCCCAACACCACCGCCCAGCTCGGCAAGCTGAAGCTGGTGCGGGCGCAGGCTGGCGAAGTGCAGCGCGGCGATGATGGCCTCTACCGCACCGCTGCCAACGGCGACACACCGGGCGCGGCGCTGGCGGCTGACCCGCAGGTGCGCGTGATGCCGGGCGTGCTGGAGGGCAGCAACGTCAAGCCGGTGGAGACCATGGTCGATATGATCGCCAACGCCCGCCGCTTCGAGATGCAGATGAAG
- the flgD gene encoding flagellar hook assembly protein FlgD — protein MSVLNSINDSLDNSVASTSSSTATTGSSAADLQGSFLTLLVAQLKNQDPTNPMENSELTSQLAQINTVSGIEKLNTTLGNISGQINSNQSVQSTAMIGHGVMVAGNTILAGAASDGSISTTPFGLELERSVGSVTASITDSTGKVVRTLDLGAQTAGVHSYSWDGTLDDGTTAPDGAYSISFNATNNGEQMVVQPLRYALVNGVTNASSGALLDLGTVGTATLSDVRQIL, from the coding sequence ATGTCCGTGTTAAATTCGATCAATGACAGCCTCGACAACAGCGTCGCCAGCACCAGCAGCAGCACGGCCACCACCGGCAGCAGCGCGGCGGATCTGCAGGGCAGCTTCCTGACGCTATTGGTGGCGCAGCTCAAGAACCAGGATCCCACCAACCCGATGGAGAACAGTGAGCTGACCAGCCAGCTGGCGCAGATCAACACCGTCAGCGGCATTGAGAAGCTCAACACCACCCTCGGCAACATCTCCGGCCAGATCAACAGCAACCAGTCCGTGCAGTCCACCGCGATGATCGGCCACGGCGTGATGGTAGCGGGCAACACCATCCTGGCGGGCGCGGCCAGCGACGGCAGCATCAGCACCACGCCGTTTGGCCTGGAGCTGGAGCGGTCGGTTGGCAGCGTCACCGCCTCCATCACCGACAGCACCGGCAAAGTGGTGCGCACCCTCGATCTGGGCGCGCAGACCGCCGGCGTCCACAGCTACAGCTGGGACGGCACGCTGGATGACGGCACCACCGCGCCGGATGGCGCCTACAGCATCAGCTTCAACGCCACCAACAACGGCGAACAGATGGTGGTGCAGCCGCTGCGCTATGCGCTGGTCAACGGCGTCACCAATGCCAGCAGCGGCGCGTTGCTGGATCTCGGCACCGTCGGCACCGCCACCCTGAGCGACGTGCGCCAGATCCTGTAG
- the flgB gene encoding flagellar basal body rod protein FlgB, protein MLDKLDAALRFQQEALNLRAQRQEILAANIANADTPGYQARDIDFASQLNKVMEKGRAGGGLALSVTSAHHIPAQANPAASLDLLYRVPDQPALDGNTVDMDRERTNFADNSLKYQTDLTVLGGQIKSMISVLQQG, encoded by the coding sequence ATGCTCGACAAACTGGACGCAGCGTTGCGCTTTCAACAGGAGGCGCTCAATTTACGCGCCCAGCGCCAGGAGATCCTGGCCGCGAACATTGCCAACGCAGACACCCCCGGCTATCAGGCGCGGGACATCGACTTTGCCAGCCAGCTCAACAAGGTCATGGAAAAAGGGCGGGCAGGGGGCGGGTTGGCGCTTAGCGTCACCTCGGCGCACCACATCCCGGCGCAGGCCAACCCGGCGGCGAGCCTCGATCTGCTCTACCGGGTGCCTGACCAGCCGGCGCTGGATGGCAACACCGTCGATATGGACCGGGAACGCACCAACTTCGCCGACAACAGCCTGAAGTACCAAACCGACCTGACGGTGCTCGGCGGGCAGATTAAAAGCATGATCTCCGTGCTGCAACAAGGATAA